The following are encoded in a window of Plasmodium vivax chromosome 10, whole genome shotgun sequence genomic DNA:
- a CDS encoding hypothetical protein, conserved (encoded by transcript PVX_079745A) encodes MIKKVAESLCGDCCTLINARGNKRWTQHLVRNKSMLRLTKINYSFVQKNKNVNKNIYNMNCIELYRYSCLLSRENITNVTIYKQINKRVEMIYKFLTPPKIVLLIKLYIQNAHLNNYQSTFHCLIEVAITKLSEFHLEEIVKLYNIISKVENNQNVVYLFKYVNNHLINNYTFIDVKSFSIILNAHAKLKIKDMKLINKFLPIILQNGLQIDIVNYSLLFNAFYKLKLVGNDHVNAVVRQFLGEVDVWRLREHCPAQQKNHHDGENPLTDDTNGGDKTGGPKNQLADYAPHHICNILLYFTIQNINQIVSSNGKKEEKGESNLSDNVYISFLLNLIIKKKNLLKCEEILMLCQIFKMMKIKNDILVSHIEKELLTHFGHAREQRVTHNSANKANQANKTNKANPSPTAIHFTDGTLVKILFDMCTFYSDADVYLRSVQHFLHSKIDFSTSLLLLYVYSEINLLNDKMITLLIRIINRHYVQNFQVENVFLLVRSFYKICLNSQHYFARKRVDDKGVNGVHYASKMDVHAKEANVTTGTTPLLPSEQVGSAPNGAANNDGENPLVCTKLSLLTHKNGSTPEANVPEQGSTSSVPPPHVERLFHKIEILADNIFVKLEKDLLNGNIPTNERNLPLLCKMLYYASVLRRFPFLNSVINLFTNKESSEIGDFKNILNILLAYCCAKNSALYLCKIDQMDLQMLHEDDVTKLAIKDTVLTRYNFIINKKNLNGEVKNMIYFLFAQCRLNDYRYVNVEAIKSWLNCSFLNIHLLGMLLCSIMSKELNVITRFTTQSGRLDEGEKLSPVKPPHEDPRNEMRNSRIAVKGDTTFRYTNLYNQILPHIDKLISKCENVYDITRIFNSSFIFLSHFEKLKEEKKTCTEISQMWRSINKIMNSIEKNILQNLHLYNKEFVILLSAMCIYNNNFSYLPFSFFFQYFDLFTFKSHISYLILQSTDEEIKHIANEVFALTNYGGRGGRHKGNATGKDATNRDTADRDATPQEGQNNVESFYSLHISCIIESVGRSTRNGPNWHQNGEKHLHGEENLNNNNLKDDIHRKGTQEGTSTSLTPFQANHIINIYKQLVRKNDFACSDIFKKVKEKYLHSAEMNLLLLRSLSLDELNDLCLSMLKKKVPNIFLFKWTLKRNYEYIHSEGTPPLTYDYIVNLLNICINLKRYNLFMQDTVVRNILLDNSHKFDTLPRVNKLIESLLQLKVRSAYDSISNELLPSVKKVYRSYFSNSQLLDLNEVLYFMFLLCNFNKGADFYFTFETFLGKFTQIGEIKVCPKRRYHFGTSLNNTLFMARNVYTLSGDKNGKPGHSVSVSTPFEETNSLNDEYVIHLGDRSAKEGGHKAKDEKFAYTGEVKRGQTVQTGQRTPPVIRMKDHSFVTLFLLLDLLKNDSQIEHLKVYQFCLTLFKDYIYLLNKEVVIQCLYIYFYSQINEELAEERKMAGENNSPNEDIQHILHVLITFSHNLDVYSILKLSFIYFNLFIYARKKYHVQENVKILFEQINKKKSFIEKNNMLYEQVKRYEHARVGE; translated from the coding sequence atgataaaaaaagtagcgGAAAGCCTGTGCGGTGATTGCTGCACGCTGATCAACGCCAGGGGGAATAAAAGGTGGACACAACACCTGGTCCGAAACAAAAGCATGCTCCGTTTGACAAAAATAAACTACTCCTTCGTtcagaagaataaaaatgtgaacaaaaatatttacaatatgaACTGCATCGAATTGTACAGATACAGCTGCTTACTGTCGAGGGAGAATATTACCAATGTGACCATTTACAAACAGATTAACAAGAGAGTAGAAAtgatttataaatttttaacccCACCCAAGATTGTCCTGTTAATCAAGTTGTATATACAAAACGCCCACCTAAATAACTACCAAAGCACCTTTCACTGCCTTATCGAAGTAGCAATAACAAAACTGAGCGAATTTCATCTGGAGGAAATTGTAAAACTGTACAACATAATTAGCAAGGTGGAAAATAACCAAAACGTGGtctatttatttaaatatgtcAATAAccatttaattaataattacacaTTCATCGATGTGAAGTCCTTTTCTATCATCCTAAATGCGcatgcaaaattgaaaattaaaGATATGAAATTGATTAATAAATTCCTGCCCATCATACTTCAAAACGGCTTGCAGATCGATATTGTGAATtattccctcctttttaacgCCTTCTACAAACTAAAATTGGTGGGAAATGACCACGTCAACGCTGTAGTGCGGCAGTTCTTGGGCGAAGTTGATGTGTGGAGGTTAAGGGAGCATTGTCCCGCTCAGCAGAAAAACCACCACGATGGAGAAAATCCCCTCACAGATGACACAAATGGAGGTGACAAAACTGGTGGTCCAAAAAACCAACTGGCCGACTACGCCCCCCACCACATATGCAACATTCTGCTGTACTTCACCATTCAGAACATCAACCAAATTGTGAGttcaaatgggaagaaggaagagaAGGGTGAATCAAACCTCAGCGATAATGTGTACATATCCTTCCTTCTAAAcctaataattaaaaaaaaaaaccttctaaaatgtgaagaaattttaatGCTCTGTCAGatcttcaaaatgatgaaaattaaaaatgacattcTGGTTAGCCACATAGAAAAGGAGCTACTGACTCATTTTGGCCATGCTAGAGAGCAGAGAGTTACCCACAACTCTGCGAACAAGGCGAACCAGGCGAACAAGACGAACAAGGCGAACCCATCACCTACCGCTATCCACTTCACCGATGGCACCCTTGTAAAGATCCTATTTGACATGTGCACCTTTTATAGCGATGCAGATGTGTACCTTCGGAGCGTCCAACACTTTCTGCACAGCAAAATCGATTTCAGCACCTCCCTACTGCTGCTTTATGTATATTCAGAAATTAATCTTCTGAATGATAAAATGATCACCTTACTAATTCGTATCATTAACAGACATTATGTTCAAAACTTTCAAGTGGAAAATGTGTTCCTCCTCGTAAGGTCCTTCTACAaaatttgcctgaacagtcAGCACTATTTCGCGCGCAAAAGGGTGGATGATAAAGGGGTGAACGGCGTACATTATGCTTCGAAGATGGATGTCCATGCGAAGGAGGCTAACGTGACGACAGGGActacaccgcttctcccctctgAACAGGTAGGAAGCGCCCCAAATGGAGCAGCCAATAATGATGGGGAAAATCCCCTTGTGTGTACTAAACTATCGCTTCTAactcacaaaaatggaagcacACCTGAGGCAAACGTGCCGGAACAGGGAAGCACCTCATCTGTACCTCCCCCTCACGTGGAAAGactatttcacaaaattgaaatCCTCGCCGATAACATTTTCGTCAAACTTGAAAAAGACTTGCTAAACGGAAACATACCAACGAATGAGCGTAACCTTCCTCTGCTGTGCAAGATGTTGTACTACGCCTCCGTCCTGAGGAGGTTCCCCTTCCTAAATAGCGtcattaatttatttacaaaCAAGGAAAGCTCAGAAATTggcgattttaaaaatatattaaacataCTGCTTGCCTACTGTTGCGCTAAAAATAGTGCCCTCTACCTTTGCAAAATAGACCAAATGGATCTTCAAATGCTCCATGAAGATGACGTGACGAAATTGGCCATCAAAGACACAGTTCTCACAcgttacaattttattataaataagaaaaacCTCAATGGGGAggttaaaaatatgatttattttctctttgcGCAATGCAGGCTGAATGATTACCGATATGTGAACGTGGAAGCCATAAAATCGTGGCTGAATTGCTCCTTTTTGAATATACACTTGTTGGGAATGCTCCTCTGCAGTATTATGTCGAAGGAGCTAAACGTGATAACGCGCTTCACTACACAAAGTGGACGTTTagatgaaggggaaaagctaTCCCCTGTGAAGCCCCCCCATGAGGACCCCCGCAACGAAATGAGGAACAGCCGCATAGCTGTAAAAGGGGACACCACCTTTAGATACACAAATTTGTACAATCAAATATTACCACACATCGATAAACTCATTTCGAAATGCGAAAACGTTTACGACATCACGAGGATTTTCAACTcgtcgtttatttttttaagccattttgaaaaactaaaggaggaaaaaaaaacatgcacaGAAATTTCACAAATGTGGAGAagtattaacaaaataatgaacagcatagaaaaaaacattttgcaaaacctCCACCTGTACAATAAAGAGTTTGTAATTCTCCTCTCCgccatgtgtatatataacaaCAACTTTTCGTaccttcccttttcttttttcttccaataTTTCGACTTGTTCACTTTTAAAAGCCACATTTCGTACTTAATTTTGCAAAGTACGGACGAAGAAATTAAACACATAGCGAATGAGGTGTTCGCCCTCACGAATTATGGCGGCAGGGGAGGCCGCCACAAAGGAAACGCCACCGGGAAAGATGCCACCAACAGAGATACCGCTGATCGAGATGCCACCCCCCAGGAGGGGCAAAATAACGTGGAATCCTTTTATTCCCTTCACATATCGTGCATTATCGAAAGTGTGGGGAGATCCACCCGGAATGGCCCAAATTGgcaccaaaatggggagaagcacctGCATGGAGAAGAAAATCTGAACAATAACAACCTCAAGGATGACATCCACCGCAAAGGTACGCAAGAAGGGACCTCCACCAGTCTGACCCCCTTCCAAGCAAACCACataataaacatatacaAACAGCTGGTGCGTAAGAACGACTTTGCATGCAGcgacattttcaaaaaggttaaagaaaaatatttgcactCCGCTGAAATGAACCTCCTCCTGCTGAGGAGCCTTTCTCTGGACGAGCTAAATGACCTATGCCTAAGCATgctaaaaaagaaagtaccaaatatttttctcttcaaatGGACGCTAAAAAGGAATTACGAATATATCCATTCAGAGGGTACCCCCCCCTTAACATACGACTACATCGTCAACTTGCTAAACATTTGCATAAACCTAAAAAGGTACAACCTCTTCATGCAGGACACAGTTGTTAGGAACATCCTTTTGGACAACTCGCACAAATTCGACACCCTTCCCAGGGTGAATAAACTGATCGAGTCGCTGCTTCAGTTAAAGGTAAGAAGCGCTTATGATAGCATCTCAAATGAGCTGCTACCCAGTGTGAAGAAGGTCTACCGAAGCTACTTCTCAAATAGCCAACTTCTGGACCTAAACGAGGTCCTATACTTTATGTTCCTCCTGTGCAACTTTAACAAGGGCGCAGATTTTTACTTCACATTTGAAACCTTCTTGGGGAAGTTTACCCAAATAGGGGAGATAAAGGTATGTCCCAAAAGGAGGTACCATTTTGGCACCAGTCTAAATAACACTCTTTTTATGGCCAGAAATGTGTACACCTTAAGTGGcgataaaaatggaaagccaGGCCATTCTGTAAGTGTAAGTACCCCTTTTGAAGAGACGAACAGTTTGAACGACGAATATGTAATACACCTGGGTGATAGAAGCGCCAAGGAAGGGGGGCACAAAGCAAAGGATGAAAAATTCGCCTACACAGGCGAAgtgaaaagggggcaaacaGTGCAAACGGGGCAGAGAACCCCCCCCGTGATACGCATGAAGGACCACTCCTTTGTTACGCTTTTCCTACTTTTGGACCTCCTCAAAAATGATAGCCAAATTGAACACCTCAAAGTTTACCAGTTCTGCCTCACGCTGTTTAAGGATTATATATACCTGCTAAACAAAGAAGTGGTCATCCAATGCTTGTACATTTACTTTTACTCCCAAATTAATGAAGAACTGGCAGAAGAACGTAAAATGGCTGGAGAAAATAACTCCCCAAATGAGGACATACAACACATCCTCCACGTTTTAATAACGTTCAGTCATAACTTAGATGTGtattcaattttaaaattgtcttttatctattttaacttatttatttatgcacGTAAAAAATATCACGTCCAGGAAAACGTGAAGATCCTTTTTGAACAAAttaacaagaaaaaaagttttatcgaaaaaaataatatgctGTATGAGCAGGTGAAGAGGTATGAGCACGCCCGCGTGGGGGAGTAG
- a CDS encoding hypothetical protein, conserved (encoded by transcript PVX_079750A) — protein sequence MLKEKLFKFMNYYYFIKNYYIYHILFLYTFFLRITYTYAEITISHFFTFLLSKYENIESQKEEENFFYYFTHFFNFNNKNDDKFLNTKLFVVVYLPVCLKCFYTLFFDYIAYYVYIRYYFNRINKNFRKIYYSSVSYENGAPQIGESFFFKKDKGGLVHRISKRKKNSHDVCVKRLSDMSLYQCRKYMLRKKKAFSLWQRKKNLRINRNERSNKRSNKRSSERRNSTVKKAASKEDTKKKHPRIKFITCRNSFIKNKLLNCDQRDAQGNKLFHNVYKNRRNIFFRRKQRRRNDSEGGVLSSGSSTEQGAKRKKDKCIFNKLYISMQKGYNFVDNLHQGRNILDGTTGVSGTTSIYGIGPNGEDEHMSDNVHYDTSVVEVNAFCAPNSLVGSGNEEDLHLLKFRLAKMGDTQDDVTPNLLQNSNADYFELNGSTPIGHNNESGNYEEIRFENLRENVVCISKTHHYSGDMEGAEKGNQSEEGEGPQGSGGQVLMVPPNDDTQGGNPKGDGGDAPNYEAKKVKKSYRTLRGSLKMDYLFKDSCELAENNNMGSGENNDYYYYNKFKNFNYGKKDNLHSVRELINNKINAEYYHLKLNILILSCIIIQIFNSCILILISNNFIRKKEKIFFFCFLYSLLESVTDVISENIFFLCGKFTNIYKKEFSINAIYVIQVISKMILSLSTIFIYFVYHIFVILYEHVNIMIINTFIKTLSIFVLSFIFLKNKDNFFNYHSDAAFASMNFEEAGAATGRATSCEESDSVKIDIKGGEIRKKNGASTATNAPSGEAQTGHAAKKDPSEVSHSDAPNHRSNFNQGMFRNYLYNDKYYGNYFNFSKNNYYGERLLSDDIVSKGSSKEKAKCVNPCFVKLKYITEFLNLFKLLSRIKSYIFKKDEMKYSHSYTLLTVQDAKGDDQSVDPFFRNKREYKIRIPILGNLKKLFNISDNLGCYSGVPNAGITKYNSLIEKEMEYLRKKRKKKLHSGGQYGGYPYNMGNMNRARGLNGLSGLNGLNSLNSLNSLNSLNSLNSLNSVKRAKKRNVIVSYPIKLLLSNLNFSNIFYICLLLIIPTFERIFLNYKIKNIKLDLHCYCYLNFVNYVTDLMGLYLYISYFNEESYSSSIFLSSLINIFLMSFRFFFLHNRFSQIWLLFLETILKSLHKTFFYMPIYILVTKVYIKNIHNLMCSFYSSILDASSFASYYFEYLILSYYNIDDSKNVFIFVYIIFLVLHLSSLVVISKLKKT from the exons ATGTTAAAGGAGAAGCTATTCAAGTTTATGAACTATTACTActtcattaaaaattactaCATTTACCATATCCTCTTTctgtacaccttttttttaaggataACCTACACATACGCAGAAATTACcatttcgcatttttttaccttcctgTTGagtaaatatgaaaatattgagtcgcaaaaggaggaggagaattTCTTTTACTATTTCACGCacttcttcaattttaacAATAAGAATGATGACAAGTTTTTAAACACGAAATTGTTTGTGGTTGTGTATTTGCCAGTGTGTTTAAAATGCTTCTACACACTTTTCTTCGACTACATCGCATACTATGTGTACATTCGCTACTACTTCAATaggataaataaaaacttcaGGAAAATTTACTATTCATCTGTGTCGTATGAAAATGGGGCTCCTCAAATTGgtgaaagttttttttttaaaaaggacaAAGGTGGACTTGTGCACAGAATtagtaaaaggaaaaaaaactcacaTGATGTGTGTGTGAAGCGGCTCTCTGACATGTCTCTCTACCAATGCAGGAAATATATgttgcggaaaaaaaaggcctttTCCCTGTGgcagaggaaaaagaatttacGGATTAACAGAAATGAACGAAGCAATAAACGAAGCAATAAACGCAGCAGCGAACGAAGAAACAGCACCGTAAAAAAGGCTGCATCTAAAGAAGACACGAAGAAGAAACATCCACgcattaaatttattacCTGTAGAAatagttttataaaaaataaactcctAAATTGTGACCAACGGGATGCTCAGGGGAATAAGCTGTTCCATAATGTGTATAAGAATAGGAGGAATATTTTCTTCAGAAGGAAACAGAGAAGGAGAAATGATTCAGAGGGGGGGGTCCTTTCTTCTGGTAGCTCCACGGAGCAAGGAGCtaagcgcaaaaaggataagTGCATTTTTAACAAGCTTTATATCAGCATGCAGAAGGGGTACAATTTTGTGGATAATCTCCACCAGGGGAGGAATATTTTGGATGGGACTACAGGCGTTAGTGGAACGACCAGCATATACGGTATTGGCCCCAATGGAGAAGACGAACATATGAGCGATAATGTGCACTACGACACCAGCGTCGTGGAGGTAAACGCCTTCTGCGCTCCAAACAGCTTGGTAGGAAGCGGAAACGAGGAAGACCTCCACTTGCTCAAATTTAGGCTAGCTAAAATGGGAGATACGCAAGACGATGTGACACCAAACCTTTTGCAGAATAGCAATGCAGATTACTTCGAGCTGAACGGATCGACCCCCATTGGGCATAACAATGAGAGCGGGAATTATGAAGAAATTCGCTTTGAAAATTTGAGGGAAAATGTGGTGTGCATTTCGAAGACGCATCATTATTCTGGTGATATGGAGGGTGCTGAAAAGGGCAATCAGAgtgaggagggggagggccCCCAAGGGAGTGGCGGCCAAGTGTTGATGGTCCCCCCGAATGATGACACACAGGGGGGCAATCCAAAGGGGGACGGAGGAGATGCCCCAAATTACGAGGCGAAGAAGGTCAAGAAGTCCTACCGCACATTGCGAGGGAGCCTAAAAATGGACTACCTTTTTAAGGACAGCTGCGAATTAGCAGAAAATAACAACATGGGGTCGGGGGAAAATAAcgattattattattataacaaatttaaaaattttaactacGGAAAGAAGGACAATTTGCACAGCGTGAGGGAACTCATAAAcaacaaaataaacgcaGAATATTACCACCTAAAATTGAACATACTCATTTTGTCGTGCATAATTATACAGATCTTTAACTCCTGCATTTTGATACTAATTTCGAACAACTTtataaggaaaaaggaaaaaatattttttttctgttttttgtATTCCCTACTAGAAAGCGTCACAGACGTGATttcagaaaatatatttttcctgtGTGGTAAATTTAcgaatatatacaaaaaagaattcaGCATTAACGCCATCTACGTTATTCAAGTTATCAGCAAAATGATACTGAGCCTTTCgaccatttttatttatttcgtctatcacatttttgtaattctttACGAGCATGTGAATATTATGATTATAAACACGTTTATTAAAACGCTGTCTATTTTTGTcctttcttttattttcctcaaaaataaggacaacttttttaattaccaTAGTGATGCAGCGTTTGCCAGCATGAATTTTGAGGAGGCGGGAGCCGCGACTGGTAGGGCGACCTCCTGCGAGGAGAGCGACTCCGTTAAGATAGAcatcaaagggggggaaatacgCAAAAAGAACGGGGCAAGTACCGCTACGAATGCCCCATCCGGGGAAGCGCAAACCGGGCATGCTGCCAAAAAAGACCCCTCAGAAGTGAGTCACAGCGATGCACCCAACCATAGGAGCAATTTCAACCAGGGAATGTTTAGGAACTACCTCTACAATGATAAGTACTAtgggaattattttaacttttcGAAGAATAACTACTATGGTGAAAGACTTCTTAGTGACGATATTGTCTCAAAGGGGTCGTcgaaggaaaaagcaaaatgcgTGAATCCCTGTTTTGTAAAGCTGAAATATATCACAGAATTTTTAAACCTTTTTAAACTGCTATCAAGAATAAAAAgctacatttttaagaaggaCGAAATGAAGTATAGCCACAGTTACACACTGCTAACTGTGCAGGATGCAAAGGGTGATGATCAGAGTGTGGACCCGTTTTTTCGAAACAAAAGGGAATACAAAATTAGGATTCCCATTCTAGGGAaccttaaaaaattgtttaacaTTTCGGATAACCTTGGTTGCTATTCGGGTGTGCCAAACGCGGGGATTACGAAGTATAACTCCCTAATTGAGAAGGAAATGGAATatttgcgtaaaaaaagaaaaaaaaaactgcacagCGGCGGGCAGTACGGGGGATACCCATATAACATGGGCAACATGAACAGGGCAAGAGGCTTAAACGGCTTAAGCGGCTTAAACGGTTTAAACAGCTTAAACAGCTTAAATAGCTTAAATAGCCTAAACAGCTTGAACAGCTTGAACAGCGTAAAGCGCgcgaaaaagagaaacgTCATCGTGAGCTACCCGATCAAGTTACTTCTGAGCAATTTGAACTTTTccaacattttttacatctgCTTATTGCTAATCATTCCGACATTTGAAAGGATATTCCTAAATTATAAAATCAAAAACATTAAACTAGACTTACACTGCTACTGCTATctcaattttgtgaattatGTGACGGATCTGATGGGTCTCTACCTTTACATTAGTTACTTCAATGAGGAATCTTATTCCTCCTCTATATTTCTCAGCTCCCTCATCAACATATTCCTGATGAgttttcgctttttcttcctgcACAACCGGTTTAGCCAGATATGGTTGCTG TTCCTGGAAACCATACTTAAGTCGCTTCACAAGACGTTCTTTTATATGCCTATTTATATACTAGTCACGAAG GTGTACATAAAGAACATTCACAATTTGATGTGCTCCTTCTACTCCAGCATTTTGGACGCCAGTTCCTTCGCCTCCTACTATTTTGAATATC TTATTCTGAGCTATTACAACATTGACGATTCGAAGAATGTCTTCATCTTTGTTTATATCATCTTCCTGGTGCTGCATCTGTCATCGCTCGTCGTTATTTCGAAGTTGAAGAAGAcgtga